A genome region from Schistocerca nitens isolate TAMUIC-IGC-003100 chromosome 4, iqSchNite1.1, whole genome shotgun sequence includes the following:
- the LOC126251762 gene encoding EKC/KEOPS complex subunit TP53RK-like isoform X2 — MGFEQHFTLIKQGAEAKLYRGSYLGKPTIVKERFKKSYRHPDLDDYLTKERIKGEARANLRCLRTPAIYYVDFETRRIFMEDLHQCVTAKDFITNLQENGSSVENTRTVLGKLLTVLAHEIGKTIGIMHANNIIHGDLTTSNILLNNEGTTVNSLVLIDFGLSYIESNAEDKGVDLYVLERAIISTHQNADLFFQEVVNAYKKQNKKQSADVLKKLEDVRARGRKRTMVG, encoded by the exons ATGGGATTTGAGCAGCATTTTACGCTGATAAAGCAAGGGGCAGAGGCAAAACTTTATAGAGGCTCATATCTAGGAAAGCCTACAATAGTGAAGGAACGATTCAAGAAGAGTTACCGCCACCCCGATCTGGATGATTACCTGACAAAGGAAAGAATAAAAGGCGAAGCTCGAGCTAATCTCCGGT GTTTACGTACTCCTGCAATTTATTATGTGGATTTTGAAACCAGAAGAATATTCATGGAAGACCTCCATCAGTGTGTGACGGCGAAAGATTTCATAACGAATCTACAAGAGAATGGATCATCTGTCGAAAATACTCGTACCGTGCTAGGAAAACTGTTGACTGTTTTAGCACATGAGATTGGGAAAACTATAGGTATTATGCACGCCAATAACATAATACACGGCGACCTAACTACCTCGAATATTCTTTTAAATAACGAAGGGACTACTGTGAACAGTTTGGTTTTAATAGACTTTGGTCTTAGTTACATAGAGTCAAATGCAGAGGATAAAGGTGTTGACTTATACGTGCTTGAAAGAGCAATAATCAGCACGCATCAAAACGCAGATTTATTTTTTCAAGAAGTAGTGAATGCATATAAAAAACAGAACAAGAAGCAATCTGCTGACGTTTTGAAGAAACTCGAAGATGTGCGAGCAAGAGGACGAAAACGGACAATGGTTGGATGA
- the LOC126251762 gene encoding EKC/KEOPS complex subunit TP53RK-like isoform X1 has translation MGFEQHFTLIKQGAEAKLYRGSYLGKPTIVKERFKKSYRHPDLDDYLTKERIKGEARANLRCKIAGLRTPAIYYVDFETRRIFMEDLHQCVTAKDFITNLQENGSSVENTRTVLGKLLTVLAHEIGKTIGIMHANNIIHGDLTTSNILLNNEGTTVNSLVLIDFGLSYIESNAEDKGVDLYVLERAIISTHQNADLFFQEVVNAYKKQNKKQSADVLKKLEDVRARGRKRTMVG, from the exons ATGGGATTTGAGCAGCATTTTACGCTGATAAAGCAAGGGGCAGAGGCAAAACTTTATAGAGGCTCATATCTAGGAAAGCCTACAATAGTGAAGGAACGATTCAAGAAGAGTTACCGCCACCCCGATCTGGATGATTACCTGACAAAGGAAAGAATAAAAGGCGAAGCTCGAGCTAATCTCCGGTGTAAGATAGCAG GTTTACGTACTCCTGCAATTTATTATGTGGATTTTGAAACCAGAAGAATATTCATGGAAGACCTCCATCAGTGTGTGACGGCGAAAGATTTCATAACGAATCTACAAGAGAATGGATCATCTGTCGAAAATACTCGTACCGTGCTAGGAAAACTGTTGACTGTTTTAGCACATGAGATTGGGAAAACTATAGGTATTATGCACGCCAATAACATAATACACGGCGACCTAACTACCTCGAATATTCTTTTAAATAACGAAGGGACTACTGTGAACAGTTTGGTTTTAATAGACTTTGGTCTTAGTTACATAGAGTCAAATGCAGAGGATAAAGGTGTTGACTTATACGTGCTTGAAAGAGCAATAATCAGCACGCATCAAAACGCAGATTTATTTTTTCAAGAAGTAGTGAATGCATATAAAAAACAGAACAAGAAGCAATCTGCTGACGTTTTGAAGAAACTCGAAGATGTGCGAGCAAGAGGACGAAAACGGACAATGGTTGGATGA